tgcatgtatcctttctagttgatgtttctagtttcttgggatatattcctagaagtgggatcactggctcaaatgggagttctatttttagttttttgaggaaactccatactgttctgtacagtggctgcaccagtctgcattcccaccagcagtgcaggagggttcctttttctccacatcctctccagcacttgtcatttgttgatgatagccattctgacaggtgtgagatggtaccatattgtcgttttgatttgcatctctcagatgattagtgactttgagcatgttttcatatgtcttttggtcttccttctgtcttcttttgaaaagtatctatttaggtccgttgcccattttttgattgggttgtttatcttccttttgttaacttgtatgagcTCCctctaaatgttggagattaaacccttatcggtgataacattagcaaatatgttctcccatatcatggcatattatgatttgattggttgaacagatgaccggtcgactggacacttagcatattaggcttttattatataggattgatttcatacaggaaggcggcgagaaacatcaatggtgagacaGAATCATACATCGGATGCCTCATCTACGCAGCATACTGGGGCTGGAGcgcacaaccagagcatgtgcccttgagcagaatcgaacctgggaccttccagagtCCACAGTCCATCCCTCTATTCACTgcgccaaacaggctagggctcattggttaattcttgtctgtgccctgaccaggaatcgtacCTTGACCTCAAGGTTCATACGTCttccctcaaccactgagaaacaccagcttgcTTCCAAATTCTTGTATTGATttgatagagagggagagagacagagaaagacaaagagacaaagagatagagagagagagagaagagggaggctgagaagaagaaaaatagaagaagaagaacaagaagaagatcaagaagaagaagaacaagaagagagagagagagagagagagagagagagagagagagagagagagagagacatcaatgtgcccTCGCACCCATGGGGTGGCAGATAGAACAACAGAGCTTATTAAAATGGTGAACACAACTATACATGTCCCACCAGCAGGCCAGCAGTACTGGGGCTCAGGTTAACAAGAGCCAGGGAACCCATCACGTGTCCTATGAGTCTTCCATCAactcaaggatcatttcctccatgtCATCCTCCTTGATGTGGTGCACGATGCGCCAGAACCGGCACATGCAATCCAGGTACTGGTTGCCAGGGTGGATCGTCCACATAAAAGGCATGGTGCTCGAGGTCAGCGGGCTGGTGGTGAGTGAGATATGCCCACTGGGGATGGCTTCCTGCCGCAACCGTACTTGCAGGACACCTCCTGTCTCCATGACTAGATGCAGCCACGTGCGCTGCTTCTTGTCCTGGTACACCGAGTCCCCAAGGATCCTCAGGCAGATGGGGTGCGAGGTGAGGTGCACCTTTGATGGGATCTCAGCCATGACCCCTCCGtggtccaaggagcaacagccacagcttctcagatcCT
The sequence above is a segment of the Myotis daubentonii chromosome X, mMyoDau2.1, whole genome shotgun sequence genome. Coding sequences within it:
- the LOC132223764 gene encoding T-cell leukemia/lymphoma protein 1A-like is translated as MAEIPSKVHLTSHPICLRILGDSVYQDKKQRTWLHLVMETGGVLQVRLRQEAIPSGHISLTTSPLTSSTMPFMWTIHPGNQYLDCMCRFWRIVHHIKEDDMEEMILELMEDS